A window of Streptomyces armeniacus contains these coding sequences:
- a CDS encoding N,N-dimethylformamidase beta subunit family domain-containing protein, whose translation MCLFRDRGGLGGEHDVRTQQIGRWESGALAHAVTDPFGQGPLPWLRGSEHYFENGRVVPWYVDLASGCEGHTGAAAGPDGGPGGTAARTGRPGTAPVPGTGTGTDFTRVIPTPRGTGSGPRTADDVHCQIKGFASGDGGVLPGASIDFRVTVNPPQPFSVDVYRIGHYGGEGATKITTSPRLSGIVQPEPLAAERTVSCHHWWLSWRLQIPDYWSTGAHVAVLTTADGHRSHVPFTVRDRDPADLLLLMPDITWQAYNLFPEDGRTGASLYHAWDSEGRLLGEEDAAVTVSFDRPFAGAGLPLHVGHAYDFIRWAERYGYDLAYADTRDLHAGRVDPTRYRGLVFPGHDEYWSGPMRRAAEKARDSGTALVFLSANSMYWQVELDPLANGAPDRLLSCRKRRGGGRSALWREQGEPEQQLLGIQYAGQVPEPRPLVVRNADHWLWDATGAAEGDELPGLVAGEADRYFPRTQLPAHTHRILLAHSPYRTHAGARRHQETSLYRAASGALVFASGTFAWSPALDRPGHTDARVQRATANLLDRICKRD comes from the coding sequence ATGTGCTTGTTCCGTGACCGCGGGGGACTTGGAGGGGAGCACGACGTGAGGACGCAGCAGATCGGCCGTTGGGAGTCCGGCGCACTCGCGCACGCCGTCACCGATCCGTTCGGGCAGGGACCGCTGCCGTGGTTGCGCGGCAGCGAGCACTACTTCGAGAACGGCCGGGTGGTGCCCTGGTACGTCGACCTGGCCTCCGGCTGCGAGGGCCACACCGGCGCCGCCGCCGGACCGGACGGCGGACCCGGCGGCACGGCCGCACGCACCGGAAGACCCGGCACCGCCCCCGTCCCCGGCACCGGCACCGGCACCGACTTCACCCGTGTCATCCCGACCCCGCGCGGCACCGGCAGCGGCCCCCGTACTGCAGACGACGTGCACTGCCAGATCAAGGGCTTCGCGTCCGGCGATGGCGGCGTCCTCCCGGGCGCGTCCATCGACTTCCGGGTCACCGTCAACCCGCCCCAGCCGTTCAGCGTCGACGTCTACCGCATCGGGCACTACGGCGGCGAGGGCGCCACCAAGATCACCACCAGTCCGCGCCTCTCCGGCATCGTGCAGCCCGAGCCGCTGGCCGCCGAGCGCACCGTGTCGTGCCACCACTGGTGGCTGTCGTGGCGGCTGCAGATCCCGGACTACTGGTCGACGGGCGCCCATGTCGCGGTGCTGACCACGGCGGACGGCCACCGTTCCCACGTGCCGTTCACCGTCCGCGACCGCGATCCGGCCGATCTGCTGCTGCTCATGCCGGACATCACGTGGCAGGCGTACAACCTGTTCCCGGAGGACGGCCGTACGGGCGCCAGCCTCTACCACGCGTGGGACAGCGAGGGCCGCCTCCTCGGCGAGGAGGACGCCGCCGTCACGGTGTCCTTCGACCGCCCGTTCGCGGGCGCGGGCCTGCCGCTGCACGTCGGGCACGCGTACGACTTCATCCGCTGGGCCGAGCGCTACGGCTACGACCTCGCGTACGCCGACACCCGCGACCTGCACGCGGGCCGTGTCGACCCCACCCGTTACCGCGGGCTCGTCTTCCCCGGCCACGACGAGTACTGGTCGGGGCCGATGCGCCGCGCCGCCGAGAAGGCGCGGGACAGCGGCACGGCGCTGGTGTTCCTGTCCGCGAACAGCATGTACTGGCAGGTGGAGCTGGACCCGCTGGCCAACGGCGCCCCCGACCGCCTGCTCAGCTGCCGCAAGCGGCGGGGCGGCGGCCGTTCCGCGCTGTGGCGCGAGCAGGGCGAGCCGGAGCAGCAGCTGCTGGGCATCCAGTACGCGGGCCAGGTGCCGGAGCCGCGCCCGCTGGTCGTACGGAACGCGGACCACTGGCTGTGGGACGCGACCGGCGCGGCGGAGGGCGACGAACTGCCGGGCCTGGTGGCGGGCGAGGCCGACCGGTACTTCCCGCGTACGCAGCTCCCGGCGCACACGCACCGCATCCTCCTCGCCCACTCCCCGTACCGCACGCACGCGGGCGCCCGGCGGCACCAGGAGACCTCGCTGTACAGAGCGGCGAGCGGCGCCCTCGTCTTCGCCTCCGGCACCTTCGCGTGGTCGCCCGCGCTGGACCGGCCCGGGCACACGGACGCCCGCGTGCAGCGGGCCACGGCGAACCTGCTGGACCGCATCTGCAAACGGGACTGA
- a CDS encoding phosphoribosylaminoimidazolesuccinocarboxamide synthase, translating into MSGFVEKPEPVHVPGLVHLHTGKVRELYQNEAGELVMVASDRISAYDWVLPSTIPDKGRILTQLSLWWFEQLADLVPNHVLSTDLPAGAPADWAGRTVVCRPLRMVPVECVARGYLTGSGLAEYEQSRTVCGLALPEGLSDGSELPAPIFTPATKAEVGEHDENVAYEDVARRVGPETAAQLRQLTMAVYHRGRDLARDRGIILADTKFEFGFETAGDSGGEGGERLVLGDEVLTPDSSRFWLAADWEPGRAQRPFDKQYVRDWLSGPESGWDRRSEQPPPELPAHVVERTRDTYAEAYRLLTGTPFE; encoded by the coding sequence GTGTCCGGATTCGTCGAGAAGCCCGAGCCCGTACACGTGCCCGGGCTGGTGCACCTGCACACCGGCAAGGTGCGCGAGCTGTACCAGAACGAGGCCGGCGAGCTGGTCATGGTCGCCAGCGACCGGATCTCCGCGTACGACTGGGTGCTCCCGAGCACCATCCCGGACAAGGGCCGGATTCTGACGCAGCTTTCGCTGTGGTGGTTCGAGCAGCTGGCGGACCTGGTGCCGAACCACGTGCTCTCCACCGACCTCCCCGCCGGCGCACCCGCCGACTGGGCCGGCCGTACGGTCGTGTGCCGCCCGCTGCGCATGGTCCCGGTCGAGTGCGTGGCGCGCGGCTACCTCACGGGGTCGGGCCTGGCGGAGTACGAGCAGTCGCGTACGGTCTGCGGGCTCGCGCTCCCCGAGGGCCTGTCCGACGGGTCCGAACTGCCCGCGCCGATCTTCACCCCGGCCACCAAGGCGGAGGTCGGGGAGCACGACGAGAACGTCGCGTACGAGGATGTCGCCCGGCGGGTCGGGCCCGAAACGGCAGCCCAGCTGCGGCAGTTGACGATGGCCGTCTACCATCGGGGCCGTGATCTCGCCCGCGACCGTGGCATCATCCTGGCCGACACGAAGTTCGAGTTCGGCTTCGAGACGGCCGGCGACAGCGGCGGCGAGGGCGGGGAGCGGCTGGTCCTCGGGGACGAGGTGCTCACCCCCGACTCGTCCCGCTTCTGGCTCGCCGCCGACTGGGAGCCGGGCCGCGCACAGCGGCCGTTCGACAAGCAGTACGTGCGCGACTGGCTGTCGGGCCCGGAGTCCGGCTGGGACCGGCGCTCCGAGCAGCCGCCGCCGGAGCTGCCCGCACATGTCGTGGAGCGGACCCGGGACACGTACGCGGAGGCGTACCGGCTGCTGACCGGTACTCCCTTCGAGTGA
- a CDS encoding SLATT domain-containing protein — protein MSQPEMRPEETARGGAAKRSRRRGDLLGRAFPPGDWEEPAERLDELYQWVEQGALGVVDWYLADRRWKRRAARTLRCGTAAGLTAGAALPLLELTDAFGADLAPWGFVALLGAAACAGCDRWFGLTSGWMRSVATAQAVQRRLETFQYDWATESIREVLGPTEGTASEAAERCLGVLRRFAEDVTELVRAETADWIVEFRTSPTALRAQSGGSTGGSRTEGGPTARFPLLPGTTRPNMPRQRPPDSSR, from the coding sequence GTGAGTCAGCCGGAGATGCGTCCCGAGGAGACCGCACGGGGTGGTGCCGCGAAGCGGAGCCGGCGGCGTGGTGACCTGCTGGGCCGCGCGTTTCCGCCCGGGGACTGGGAGGAGCCCGCGGAGCGGCTCGACGAGCTGTACCAGTGGGTGGAGCAGGGCGCGCTCGGAGTCGTCGACTGGTATCTGGCCGACCGGCGCTGGAAGCGCCGCGCGGCACGGACGCTGCGCTGCGGTACGGCGGCCGGGCTGACCGCGGGGGCGGCGCTGCCGCTGCTGGAGCTGACGGACGCGTTCGGCGCGGACCTCGCGCCGTGGGGGTTCGTGGCGCTGCTGGGCGCGGCGGCGTGCGCGGGATGCGACCGCTGGTTCGGGCTGACGTCGGGCTGGATGCGTTCGGTGGCGACGGCGCAGGCCGTGCAACGCCGCCTGGAGACCTTCCAGTACGACTGGGCCACGGAGAGCATCCGCGAGGTCCTCGGCCCGACCGAGGGCACCGCGAGCGAGGCCGCCGAGCGCTGCCTCGGTGTGCTGCGGCGCTTCGCGGAGGACGTCACGGAGCTCGTACGGGCCGAAACGGCGGACTGGATCGTGGAGTTCCGTACGTCGCCGACGGCGCTGCGGGCGCAGTCGGGCGGCAGCACGGGCGGCAGCCGCACGGAGGGCGGCCCGACGGCCCGCTTCCCCCTGCTGCCGGGCACGACCCGCCCGAACATGCCACGCCAGCGCCCACCGGACAGCTCGCGATGA
- a CDS encoding DUF4440 domain-containing protein, whose translation MAGERVGDGLQPEGAADQIQAAIDGELRLLDPEVRASARLVTELLDPEFTEFGASGRRWDRGTVMTAMASGPGGGETPTAVTGMAGTLLASGVVHLTYVSERDGRRARRSSLWRHRTGVGWRLYFHQGTLADEA comes from the coding sequence GTGGCCGGCGAGCGCGTCGGGGACGGCCTCCAGCCAGAGGGGGCAGCGGATCAGATCCAGGCCGCCATCGACGGGGAACTGCGGCTTCTCGACCCCGAAGTCCGCGCCTCCGCCCGGCTGGTGACGGAGCTGCTGGACCCGGAGTTCACCGAGTTCGGCGCCTCCGGGCGGCGCTGGGACCGCGGCACCGTCATGACCGCGATGGCCTCCGGACCAGGCGGCGGCGAGACGCCGACCGCTGTCACGGGGATGGCGGGGACGCTGCTCGCATCCGGCGTCGTCCACCTCACCTACGTCTCGGAACGGGACGGCCGCCGGGCCCGCCGCAGCTCGCTGTGGCGCCACCGTACGGGTGTGGGCTGGCGGTTGTACTTCCACCAGGGGACGCTCGCGGACGAGGCGTAG
- a CDS encoding SDR family oxidoreductase — MTDSRDSHVTLITGGSSGIGAAAARQLIRQGGRVAVTGRDRGRLERFADGVTGELGAAARPLALPGDASDNGAVEAAVEATVKEFGRLDAVVANAGFATPDGLAGGHPDDWREMVLTNVLGPALLIRAALPALRETRGRIVLVGSVAGHVFTEGNLYGATKWAVTALAENTRLMVTRDGVGVTLIAPGRVETAFWDGIGGPPEGHMLTADQLADSLVWAVNQPSGVDVNSVIVRPIGQPV; from the coding sequence ATGACCGATTCCCGTGATTCCCATGTCACTCTGATCACCGGCGGCTCCAGCGGCATCGGCGCCGCGGCGGCGCGGCAGCTGATCCGTCAGGGCGGCCGGGTCGCCGTCACCGGACGCGATCGCGGCAGGCTCGAGCGCTTCGCGGACGGCGTCACCGGTGAACTCGGCGCGGCGGCCCGCCCGTTGGCGCTTCCCGGCGACGCGTCCGACAACGGCGCGGTGGAGGCCGCCGTCGAGGCGACCGTGAAGGAGTTCGGACGGCTGGACGCCGTCGTCGCCAACGCGGGCTTCGCCACCCCCGACGGCCTCGCCGGAGGGCACCCCGACGACTGGCGCGAGATGGTGCTCACCAACGTGCTCGGCCCGGCGCTGCTCATTCGGGCCGCGCTGCCCGCGCTGCGGGAGACGCGCGGGCGCATCGTCCTCGTCGGCAGCGTCGCGGGCCACGTGTTCACCGAGGGCAATCTGTACGGCGCGACCAAGTGGGCCGTGACGGCACTCGCCGAGAACACCCGGCTCATGGTGACCCGCGACGGTGTCGGCGTGACCCTGATCGCGCCGGGCCGGGTCGAGACGGCGTTCTGGGACGGCATCGGCGGGCCGCCGGAGGGGCACATGCTGACCGCCGACCAGCTCGCGGACTCGCTGGTCTGGGCCGTCAACCAGCCGAGCGGCGTCGATGTGAACAGCGTGATCGTGCGGCCGATCGGCCAGCCAGTGTGA
- a CDS encoding GntR family transcriptional regulator, whose amino-acid sequence MIRRSTLRAQIAVALRDEIMAGRLPTGRDFTVKEIAEQYGVSATPVREALVDLAAQGLLEVEQHRGFRVHEFTLDDFRSMVEARTLVFDGVFRQVASGEGRARPPDAAALASVRRRAEAAERAALAGELDVLIGYDLRYWRELGGIIGNSYITDFLDRIRVQCWAFAVPYLRREEELAGQLWSGHRELLAAVERRDTASAERIVGEYNAHSVALVQKLTGRS is encoded by the coding sequence GTGATCCGGCGCAGCACCCTGCGCGCGCAGATCGCCGTCGCGCTGCGCGACGAGATCATGGCCGGACGGCTGCCGACCGGCCGCGACTTCACGGTCAAGGAGATCGCCGAGCAGTACGGCGTGTCCGCGACGCCCGTACGCGAGGCGCTGGTCGATCTCGCCGCGCAGGGGCTGCTGGAGGTGGAGCAGCACCGCGGTTTCCGCGTGCACGAGTTCACGCTGGACGACTTCCGGTCGATGGTCGAGGCGCGGACGCTCGTCTTCGACGGTGTGTTCCGGCAGGTCGCCAGCGGGGAGGGGCGCGCGCGGCCGCCGGACGCGGCCGCTCTTGCTTCCGTGCGCCGCCGCGCGGAGGCGGCGGAGCGGGCCGCGCTGGCCGGCGAGCTGGACGTGCTGATCGGCTACGACCTGAGGTACTGGCGAGAGTTGGGAGGGATCATAGGGAACTCCTACATAACCGACTTCCTGGATCGAATACGCGTCCAGTGCTGGGCGTTCGCCGTTCCCTATCTGCGCCGCGAAGAGGAGTTGGCAGGTCAGCTGTGGTCGGGCCACCGTGAGCTGCTCGCCGCGGTCGAACGGCGCGACACGGCGTCGGCGGAGCGGATCGTCGGTGAGTACAACGCGCACTCGGTGGCGCTCGTCCAGAAGCTCACCGGACGCTCCTGA
- a CDS encoding aspartate aminotransferase family protein codes for MTSNNTLPAQPGRPVRTGLPDRHLPAPAAKAAVQAADRAHVFHSWSAQGLIDPLPVAGAEGSYFWDYDGNRFLDFSSQLVNTNIGHQHPKVVAAIQEQAARMCTLAPGFAVDVRAEAARLIAGRTPGDLDKVFFTNGGAEAVEHAVRMARVHTGRPKVMSAYRSYHGATAAAINLTGDPRRWASDTASAGVVRFWGPHLYRSHFHAATEAEECERALAHLEETVLFEGPQSVAAIVLETIVGTAGVLVPPPGYLAGVRDICDRHGIVFVLDEVMSGFGRTGTWFAADLFDVTPDLLTFAKGVNSGYVPLGGVAISAAVAATFDRRPYPGGLTYSGHPLACASAVATINAMAEEGIVENAARIGETVLGPGLRALAERHPSVGEVRGTGVFWALDLVRDRETREPLVPYNATGADNQPMADFAAACKRQGLWPFVNMNRTHAVPPCTVTEAEAKEGLAALDEALHVADAHTAAGARTAAGGGAASDGGAPAAGRVL; via the coding sequence ATGACCAGCAACAACACCCTGCCCGCGCAGCCCGGCCGGCCTGTACGAACGGGCCTGCCCGACCGGCACCTGCCGGCTCCGGCCGCCAAGGCGGCGGTGCAGGCCGCGGACCGCGCGCACGTCTTCCACTCCTGGTCGGCGCAGGGCCTGATCGACCCGCTCCCCGTGGCCGGCGCCGAGGGGTCGTATTTCTGGGACTACGACGGAAACCGCTTCCTCGACTTCTCCTCCCAGCTCGTCAACACCAACATCGGCCACCAGCACCCCAAGGTCGTGGCCGCGATCCAGGAGCAGGCGGCCCGCATGTGCACGCTCGCGCCCGGCTTCGCCGTCGACGTGCGGGCCGAGGCCGCACGGCTGATAGCCGGCCGCACCCCCGGCGACCTCGACAAGGTCTTCTTCACCAACGGCGGCGCCGAGGCCGTCGAGCACGCGGTGCGGATGGCGCGGGTGCACACCGGGCGGCCGAAGGTGATGTCCGCGTACCGCTCGTACCACGGCGCGACCGCCGCCGCGATCAACCTCACCGGCGACCCGCGCCGCTGGGCCTCCGACACCGCGTCGGCGGGGGTGGTGCGGTTCTGGGGCCCACACCTCTACCGCTCGCACTTCCACGCCGCCACCGAGGCCGAGGAGTGCGAGCGCGCGCTCGCGCATCTGGAGGAGACGGTCCTCTTCGAGGGCCCGCAGTCGGTCGCCGCGATCGTGCTGGAGACGATCGTCGGCACGGCCGGCGTGCTGGTGCCGCCGCCCGGCTATCTGGCGGGTGTGCGGGACATCTGCGACCGGCACGGCATCGTCTTCGTGCTGGACGAGGTGATGTCGGGCTTCGGGCGTACGGGCACGTGGTTCGCGGCCGATCTCTTCGATGTCACGCCCGACCTGCTGACCTTCGCCAAGGGCGTCAACTCCGGCTATGTGCCGCTCGGCGGTGTCGCGATATCCGCCGCCGTGGCCGCGACCTTCGACCGGCGTCCGTATCCGGGCGGGCTCACGTATTCGGGGCATCCGCTCGCCTGCGCCTCCGCCGTCGCCACGATCAACGCCATGGCGGAGGAGGGCATCGTGGAGAACGCCGCGCGTATCGGCGAGACCGTGCTCGGGCCCGGCCTGCGCGCCCTCGCCGAGCGCCACCCGTCGGTCGGAGAGGTGCGCGGCACGGGCGTCTTCTGGGCGCTGGACCTCGTACGGGACCGGGAGACGCGGGAGCCGCTCGTGCCGTACAACGCGACGGGCGCCGACAACCAGCCGATGGCCGACTTCGCGGCGGCCTGTAAGCGGCAGGGGCTGTGGCCGTTTGTGAACATGAACCGTACGCACGCCGTGCCGCCCTGCACCGTCACGGAGGCCGAGGCGAAGGAGGGCCTGGCCGCCCTCGACGAGGCGCTGCACGTCGCCGACGCGCACACGGCGGCAGGCGCGCGCACGGCGGCAGGCGGCGGGGCAGCGTCGGACGGCGGGGCCCCGGCCGCGGGGCGCGTGCTGTGA
- a CDS encoding DJ-1/PfpI family protein codes for MSVHMAVYDTFADWECGHAAAHLPGGVTTVGRTLDPVTSKGGMRVQPELALAELRPEDSELLILPGADLWFGDELAPFVRTAREFVTAGVPVAAICGATFGLAAGDLLDDRDHTSAVPEYLAASGYKGADRYRDADAVTDGDGLVITAGPTEPVAFAREIFALLGTFTPEVLDAWFRVFRHSDTEAYAVLAAAQDG; via the coding sequence ATGAGCGTTCACATGGCCGTTTACGACACCTTCGCCGACTGGGAGTGCGGGCACGCGGCGGCCCATCTGCCCGGCGGCGTCACCACCGTCGGCCGGACGCTCGATCCGGTCACCAGCAAGGGCGGCATGCGCGTCCAGCCCGAGCTGGCACTGGCGGAGCTGCGGCCCGAGGACAGCGAGCTGCTGATCCTGCCGGGCGCGGACCTGTGGTTCGGGGACGAGCTGGCGCCGTTCGTGCGCACGGCGCGGGAGTTCGTCACGGCCGGCGTCCCGGTCGCGGCGATCTGCGGGGCCACTTTCGGGCTCGCGGCGGGCGACCTGCTCGACGACCGCGACCACACCAGCGCGGTGCCGGAGTATCTGGCGGCGTCGGGTTACAAGGGTGCGGACAGGTATCGCGACGCGGACGCGGTCACCGACGGGGACGGCCTGGTGATCACGGCGGGGCCGACCGAGCCGGTGGCGTTCGCCCGGGAGATATTCGCGCTGCTGGGCACGTTCACCCCGGAGGTGCTCGACGCCTGGTTCCGGGTGTTCCGGCACTCGGACACCGAGGCGTACGCGGTGCTCGCCGCGGCCCAGGACGGGTGA
- a CDS encoding MarR family winged helix-turn-helix transcriptional regulator codes for MERAAQDLLSGSALTAFRLNGQYLSVAERLARPAGLTAAWWQVLGAVLHEPLPVAGIARTMGITRQSVQRIADLLVERGLATYEPNPAHRRAKLVTPTEEGRAAVARISPGHAEFASRLAEELGGEAEFAEVLAAQERLATALEALEKKEAREHREATAEHDG; via the coding sequence CTGGAGCGGGCGGCGCAAGACCTGCTCAGCGGCTCGGCACTGACCGCGTTCCGGCTCAACGGCCAGTATCTGTCGGTCGCCGAGCGGCTCGCGCGGCCCGCCGGGCTGACGGCCGCATGGTGGCAGGTGCTCGGGGCGGTGCTGCACGAGCCGCTGCCCGTGGCCGGGATCGCCCGCACGATGGGCATCACCCGGCAGAGCGTGCAGCGGATCGCGGACCTGCTCGTGGAACGCGGCCTGGCGACATACGAGCCGAACCCGGCACACCGCAGAGCCAAGCTCGTCACACCGACCGAGGAGGGCCGGGCGGCGGTCGCCCGCATCTCGCCGGGACACGCCGAGTTCGCGTCGCGGCTCGCGGAGGAGCTGGGCGGTGAGGCCGAGTTCGCGGAGGTGCTGGCGGCACAGGAACGGCTGGCCACGGCCCTGGAAGCATTGGAGAAGAAGGAGGCGCGGGAGCACCGGGAGGCGACGGCGGAACACGACGGATAA